From a single Amyelois transitella isolate CPQ chromosome 18, ilAmyTran1.1, whole genome shotgun sequence genomic region:
- the LOC106130142 gene encoding CLIP domain-containing serine protease HP8 isoform X1, producing MMAKCLVTIVVLNLLLPAECLRISVSAWVMSSSEHEHPHLIPHTDGRPHMVHPLFQSSVRKIFSGESCQSDGQLGTCNPLEDCKHLLAEVKKAGSPMPLHMRKKLQKLNCGYHFDDPLVCCVSPTDNNANSGDEPMWHNGDPDVPSRGNSKPDKWTNNNPDPEPDPLHGDPFDNPPREQYPPDDIRNHPNYHLLPTDCGLVYENDRILGGKRTSLFEMPWMVLIEYDSARGRKLSCGATLISEWYVLTAAHCVSFLGDRLKLRGVILGEHDVRQDPDCERTINVTSCAPSVQNVAIDEVVAHSGYTRQTLHDDIGLIRLAEPANFSLDSMKPICLPTTPELQKQDLVGHAGIVAGWGATEDGLQSPVLLSVELPVISNKDCMAAYNGTIRIYDGQICAGGLPDKDSCGGDSGGPLMYYGSVGGVGNRMVQRGIVSYGSKRCGIGGFPGVYTRVGNYMKWILDHMRD from the exons ATGATGGCCAAGTGTTTAGTGACAATTGTAGTGTTAAATCTTCTCCTGCCAGCAGAATGTC TAAGAATTTCCGTATCTGCATGGGTTATGTCGTCTTCGGAACACGAGCACCCACACCTCATCCCACACACAGACGGCAGACCACACATGGTACATCCCTTATTTCAGAGCAGTGTTAGAAAGA ttttttcgggGGAAAGCTGCCAATCTGATGGCCAGCTCGGTACCTGCAACCCATTGGAAGATTGTAAGCATCTGCTGGCCGAAGTCAAGAAGGCTGGCAGCCCTATGCCTTTGCACATGAGGAAGAAACTGCAGAAATTGAACTGTGGATACCATTTTGATGACCCTTTA GTTTGCTGTGTGTCTCCGACAGATAACAACGCTAATAGTGGAGATGAACCAATGTGGCATAACGGAGACCCAGATGTTCCAAGTCGTGGAAATTCTAAACCAGATAAATGGACAAACAATAATCCTGACCCAGAGCCTGACCCACTTCATGGAGATCCCTTTGATAATCCACCACGCGAACAATATCCACCAGACGATATAAGAAACCATCCTAATTATCACCTCTTACCTACTGATTGTGGTCTTGTATATGAAAACGATAGAATATTGGGCGGAAAACGAACTAGTCTATTCGAAATGCCGTGGATGGTCCTTATCGAATATGATTCag cACGAGGCAGAAAGCTAAGTTGTGGTGCCACTTTGATCTCAGAATGGTACGTGCTGACTGCAGCTCATTGTGTCTCGTTCCTGGGGGACAGACTGAAGCTGAGAGGGGTGATCCTGGGGGAACATGATGTCAGACAAGACCCTGACTGCGAGAGAACGATCAATGTTACTTCCTGTGCGCCGAGCGTGCAA AATGTTGCAATAGATGAAGTGGTAGCTCACTCTGGGTACACACGCCAAACGCTCCACGATGATATCGGGCTGATAAGACTGGCTGAACCGGCTAATTTTAGTTTAG ATAGCATGAAACCTATATGCCTCCCGACGACTCCCGAGCTGCAGAAGCAGGACCTGGTGGGGCATGCCGGGATAGTGGCGGGATGGGGCGCCACGGAGGACGGGCTGCAGTCCCCGGTGCTGCTCAGTGTAGAACTGCCAGTGATTAGCAATAAGGATTGCATGGCCGCTTATAATGG GACCATTCGCATATACGATGGCCAAATATGCGCTGGAGGTCTACCCGACAAAGACTCATGTGGTGGGGACTCTGGGGGTCCCCTCATGTATTATGGGTCTGTTGGGGGCGTCGGCAACAGGATGGTGCAACGAGGCATCGTGTCGTATGGGTCCAAGCGGTGCGGCATTGGGGGCTTCCCGGGCGTATACACCAGAGTTGGAAACTATATGAAATGGATTTTAGATCATATGAGAGACTGA
- the LOC106130153 gene encoding CLIP domain-containing serine protease HP8 isoform X1 — protein MDAFSIKTIGVWMLVCFSEIYAQRCQGGAECIILQECEGLYSRLQQGNTPQLTQLLRSLHCGFESNTPKICCPPDFSASSSNGDGSSNVESRVRQPGSLLPGYDVCGIQNDDRIVGGTRADIDEHPWMALLRYDKPKGWGFYCGGVLISSRYVMTAAHCVKGEDLPQNWRLSQVRLGEWNTSSSVDCVGDDCSGPVQDIPIERIIAHDGYVPSDTNQHNDIALLRLARNVQFNDFVKPICLPTDSGLKRNTFVGIDMEVAGWGKTETQTEEHKSDREAQETGSESDVKLKVRVPVVSNNECSNVYSRVNRRISANQLCAGGVSGEDSCRGDSGGALMGKVPSVNNWIAVGVVSYGPSPCGTPGWPGVYTRVGAYVDWILQKIKS, from the exons atGGACGCTTTCTCGATAAAGACTATCGGCGTATGGATGCTAGTTTGCTTCTCTGAAATATATGCAC agcgATGTCAAGGGGGTGCCGAGTGCATAATACTGCAAGAATGCGAGGGTTTATACAGTCGACTGCAACAGGGCAATACTCCCCAACTGACACAACTCCTGCGCAGCTTGCATTGCGGCTTCGAATCTAATACGCCTAAG ATATGCTGCCCGCCAGATTTCAGCGCGAGCAGTAGCAATGGCGACGGGTCCAGCAACGTGGAGTCCAGGGTTCGCCAGCCAGGGTCCCTGCTGCCCGGGTACGACGTCTGCGGCATCCAGAATGATGACAGGATCGTGGGCGGCACCAGGGCTGATATAGATGAGCATCCGTGGATGGCGCTGCTGAGATATGACAAAC CGAAAGGATGGGGTTTCTACTGCGGTGGTGTGCTGATCTCATCTCGTTACGTGATGACGGCAGCTCATTGCGTCAAAGGGGAAGACCTCCCGCAAAACTGGAGACT ATCCCAAGTGCGCCTCGGAGAATGGAACACGTCGAGTTCGGTAGACTGCGTGGGCGACGACTGCAGTGGGCCAGTGCAGGATATCCCTATAGAGAGGATCATCGCTCACGATGGATACGTCCCTTCTGATACCAACCAACACAATGATATCGCACTGTTGAGACTCGCAAGAAATGTGCAGTTTAATG ATTTCGTGAAACCCATATGTTTACCTACAGATAGCGGTCTCAaaagaaatacttttgttGGTATTGACATGGAGGTAGCCGGTTGGGGTAAAACAGAGACAC AAACTGAGGAACATAAAAGCGACCGCGAGGCTCAAGAAACAG GATCTGAATCTGACGTGAAACTCAAAGTGCGTGTGCCAGTGGTGAGCAACAACGAATGTTCAAACGTATACAGTAGAGTGAATCGTCGAATAAGCGCCAATCAGCTGTGCGCTGGTGGGGTCTCTGGCGAAGATTCCTGTAGAGGGGACTCCGGTGGCGCCCTCATGGGCAAGGTGCCCTCCGTTAACAACTGGATCGCAGTAGGCGTGGTATCGTATGGTCCTTCGCCATGCGGAACGCCAGGATGGCCTGGAGTCTACACCAGAGTCGGCGCTTACGTAGACtggatattacaaaaaattaaatcttga
- the LOC106129082 gene encoding uncharacterized protein C14orf119 isoform X1 has protein sequence MNLLLESAVCLSMSAESERRTVYYRMSSTPGLTSEAQLRYLLQWFGEFSELQREDFLPVLAAARGGKADQLAATLAALSCADKPVSLFQCRIKLFNEWYPTWTANEQDRLIKGVSDMDAEFGIKLQDILTNGPHMNGELNGTNENHNNLEEANEEWRNNEEPEQENEQLPQENVPVEIAAAS, from the exons ATGAACTTGTTATTAGAATCTGCAGTTTGTTTATCCATGTCTGCTGAAA GTGAGAGACGTACAGTATACTACAGAATGTCATCAACCCCTGGTCTAACATCTGAAGCTCAGCTGCGGTACCTCCTCCAATGGTTTGGGGAGTTCAGTGAACTGCAGAGGGAGGACTTCCTCCCCGTGTTGGCAGCAGCTCGGGGAGGCAAAGCGGACCAGCTTGCGGCTACTTTGGCAGCTCTTTCTTGTGCTGACAAACCTGTCAGTTTGTTTCAATGTAGA ATAAAGCTATTCAATGAGTGGTATCCAACTTGGACTGCCAATGAGCAAGACAGACTGATCAAAGGTGTATCAGATATGGATGCAGAGTTTGGCATCAAGCTCCAAGACATACTGACGAATGGTCCTCACATGAATGGAGAACTAAATGGGACAAATGAGAATCATAATAATCTAGAGGAAGCCAATGAGGAGTGGAGGAATAATGAAGAACCTGAACAGGAAAATGAACAACTTCCCCAGGAGAATGTTCCTGTTGAAATTGCAGCCGCTTCttaa
- the LOC106130142 gene encoding CLIP domain-containing serine protease HP8 isoform X2, protein MMAKCLVTIVVLNLLLPAECLFSGESCQSDGQLGTCNPLEDCKHLLAEVKKAGSPMPLHMRKKLQKLNCGYHFDDPLVCCVSPTDNNANSGDEPMWHNGDPDVPSRGNSKPDKWTNNNPDPEPDPLHGDPFDNPPREQYPPDDIRNHPNYHLLPTDCGLVYENDRILGGKRTSLFEMPWMVLIEYDSARGRKLSCGATLISEWYVLTAAHCVSFLGDRLKLRGVILGEHDVRQDPDCERTINVTSCAPSVQNVAIDEVVAHSGYTRQTLHDDIGLIRLAEPANFSLDSMKPICLPTTPELQKQDLVGHAGIVAGWGATEDGLQSPVLLSVELPVISNKDCMAAYNGTIRIYDGQICAGGLPDKDSCGGDSGGPLMYYGSVGGVGNRMVQRGIVSYGSKRCGIGGFPGVYTRVGNYMKWILDHMRD, encoded by the exons ATGATGGCCAAGTGTTTAGTGACAATTGTAGTGTTAAATCTTCTCCTGCCAGCAGAATGTC ttttttcgggGGAAAGCTGCCAATCTGATGGCCAGCTCGGTACCTGCAACCCATTGGAAGATTGTAAGCATCTGCTGGCCGAAGTCAAGAAGGCTGGCAGCCCTATGCCTTTGCACATGAGGAAGAAACTGCAGAAATTGAACTGTGGATACCATTTTGATGACCCTTTA GTTTGCTGTGTGTCTCCGACAGATAACAACGCTAATAGTGGAGATGAACCAATGTGGCATAACGGAGACCCAGATGTTCCAAGTCGTGGAAATTCTAAACCAGATAAATGGACAAACAATAATCCTGACCCAGAGCCTGACCCACTTCATGGAGATCCCTTTGATAATCCACCACGCGAACAATATCCACCAGACGATATAAGAAACCATCCTAATTATCACCTCTTACCTACTGATTGTGGTCTTGTATATGAAAACGATAGAATATTGGGCGGAAAACGAACTAGTCTATTCGAAATGCCGTGGATGGTCCTTATCGAATATGATTCag cACGAGGCAGAAAGCTAAGTTGTGGTGCCACTTTGATCTCAGAATGGTACGTGCTGACTGCAGCTCATTGTGTCTCGTTCCTGGGGGACAGACTGAAGCTGAGAGGGGTGATCCTGGGGGAACATGATGTCAGACAAGACCCTGACTGCGAGAGAACGATCAATGTTACTTCCTGTGCGCCGAGCGTGCAA AATGTTGCAATAGATGAAGTGGTAGCTCACTCTGGGTACACACGCCAAACGCTCCACGATGATATCGGGCTGATAAGACTGGCTGAACCGGCTAATTTTAGTTTAG ATAGCATGAAACCTATATGCCTCCCGACGACTCCCGAGCTGCAGAAGCAGGACCTGGTGGGGCATGCCGGGATAGTGGCGGGATGGGGCGCCACGGAGGACGGGCTGCAGTCCCCGGTGCTGCTCAGTGTAGAACTGCCAGTGATTAGCAATAAGGATTGCATGGCCGCTTATAATGG GACCATTCGCATATACGATGGCCAAATATGCGCTGGAGGTCTACCCGACAAAGACTCATGTGGTGGGGACTCTGGGGGTCCCCTCATGTATTATGGGTCTGTTGGGGGCGTCGGCAACAGGATGGTGCAACGAGGCATCGTGTCGTATGGGTCCAAGCGGTGCGGCATTGGGGGCTTCCCGGGCGTATACACCAGAGTTGGAAACTATATGAAATGGATTTTAGATCATATGAGAGACTGA
- the LOC106130153 gene encoding CLIP domain-containing serine protease HP8 isoform X2, which yields MDAFSIKTIGVWMLVCFSEIYAQRCQGGAECIILQECEGLYSRLQQGNTPQLTQLLRSLHCGFESNTPKICCPPDFSASSSNGDGSSNVESRVRQPGSLLPGYDVCGIQNDDRIVGGTRADIDEHPWMALLRYDKPKGWGFYCGGVLISSRYVMTAAHCVKGEDLPQNWRLSQVRLGEWNTSSSVDCVGDDCSGPVQDIPIERIIAHDGYVPSDTNQHNDIALLRLARNVQFNDFVKPICLPTDSGLKRNTFVGIDMEVAGWGKTETRSESDVKLKVRVPVVSNNECSNVYSRVNRRISANQLCAGGVSGEDSCRGDSGGALMGKVPSVNNWIAVGVVSYGPSPCGTPGWPGVYTRVGAYVDWILQKIKS from the exons atGGACGCTTTCTCGATAAAGACTATCGGCGTATGGATGCTAGTTTGCTTCTCTGAAATATATGCAC agcgATGTCAAGGGGGTGCCGAGTGCATAATACTGCAAGAATGCGAGGGTTTATACAGTCGACTGCAACAGGGCAATACTCCCCAACTGACACAACTCCTGCGCAGCTTGCATTGCGGCTTCGAATCTAATACGCCTAAG ATATGCTGCCCGCCAGATTTCAGCGCGAGCAGTAGCAATGGCGACGGGTCCAGCAACGTGGAGTCCAGGGTTCGCCAGCCAGGGTCCCTGCTGCCCGGGTACGACGTCTGCGGCATCCAGAATGATGACAGGATCGTGGGCGGCACCAGGGCTGATATAGATGAGCATCCGTGGATGGCGCTGCTGAGATATGACAAAC CGAAAGGATGGGGTTTCTACTGCGGTGGTGTGCTGATCTCATCTCGTTACGTGATGACGGCAGCTCATTGCGTCAAAGGGGAAGACCTCCCGCAAAACTGGAGACT ATCCCAAGTGCGCCTCGGAGAATGGAACACGTCGAGTTCGGTAGACTGCGTGGGCGACGACTGCAGTGGGCCAGTGCAGGATATCCCTATAGAGAGGATCATCGCTCACGATGGATACGTCCCTTCTGATACCAACCAACACAATGATATCGCACTGTTGAGACTCGCAAGAAATGTGCAGTTTAATG ATTTCGTGAAACCCATATGTTTACCTACAGATAGCGGTCTCAaaagaaatacttttgttGGTATTGACATGGAGGTAGCCGGTTGGGGTAAAACAGAGACAC GATCTGAATCTGACGTGAAACTCAAAGTGCGTGTGCCAGTGGTGAGCAACAACGAATGTTCAAACGTATACAGTAGAGTGAATCGTCGAATAAGCGCCAATCAGCTGTGCGCTGGTGGGGTCTCTGGCGAAGATTCCTGTAGAGGGGACTCCGGTGGCGCCCTCATGGGCAAGGTGCCCTCCGTTAACAACTGGATCGCAGTAGGCGTGGTATCGTATGGTCCTTCGCCATGCGGAACGCCAGGATGGCCTGGAGTCTACACCAGAGTCGGCGCTTACGTAGACtggatattacaaaaaattaaatcttga
- the LOC106129082 gene encoding uncharacterized protein C14orf119 homolog isoform X2, with amino-acid sequence MSSTPGLTSEAQLRYLLQWFGEFSELQREDFLPVLAAARGGKADQLAATLAALSCADKPVSLFQCRIKLFNEWYPTWTANEQDRLIKGVSDMDAEFGIKLQDILTNGPHMNGELNGTNENHNNLEEANEEWRNNEEPEQENEQLPQENVPVEIAAAS; translated from the exons ATGTCATCAACCCCTGGTCTAACATCTGAAGCTCAGCTGCGGTACCTCCTCCAATGGTTTGGGGAGTTCAGTGAACTGCAGAGGGAGGACTTCCTCCCCGTGTTGGCAGCAGCTCGGGGAGGCAAAGCGGACCAGCTTGCGGCTACTTTGGCAGCTCTTTCTTGTGCTGACAAACCTGTCAGTTTGTTTCAATGTAGA ATAAAGCTATTCAATGAGTGGTATCCAACTTGGACTGCCAATGAGCAAGACAGACTGATCAAAGGTGTATCAGATATGGATGCAGAGTTTGGCATCAAGCTCCAAGACATACTGACGAATGGTCCTCACATGAATGGAGAACTAAATGGGACAAATGAGAATCATAATAATCTAGAGGAAGCCAATGAGGAGTGGAGGAATAATGAAGAACCTGAACAGGAAAATGAACAACTTCCCCAGGAGAATGTTCCTGTTGAAATTGCAGCCGCTTCttaa